A window from Populus trichocarpa isolate Nisqually-1 chromosome 3, P.trichocarpa_v4.1, whole genome shotgun sequence encodes these proteins:
- the LOC18096745 gene encoding DEAD-box ATP-dependent RNA helicase 20 isoform X2, which yields MSERDVEEYRLRREITVEGRDVPKPVKSFHDVGFPDYVLQEISKAGFTEPTPIQAQGWPMALKGRDLIGIAETGSGKTLAYLLPAIIHVNAQPFLAPGDGPIVLVLAPTRELAVQIQQEAAKFGASSRIKNTCIYGGVPKGPQVRDLQKGVEIVIATPGRLIDMMESHHTNLRRVTYLVLDEADRMLDMGFEPQIRKIVSQIRPDRQTLYWSATWPKEVEQLARQSLYNPYKVIIGSPDLKANHAIRQHVDIVSENQKYNKLVKLLEDIMDGSRILIFMDTKKGCDQITRQLRMDGWPALSIHGDKSQAERDWVLSEFKAGKSPIMTATDVAARGLDVKDVKYVINYDFPGSLEDYVHRIGRTGRAGAKGTAYTFFTAGNARFAKELVTILEEAGQKVSPELTAMARGAPPLLSGHGGFRDRGRGYSGGRSWN from the exons ATTATGTTCTGCAAGAAATTTCAAAAGCTGGGTTTACTGAACCTACACCTATACAAGCTCAAGGATGGCCAATGGCTTTGAAGGGCCGTGATCTCATTGGTATTGCTGAAACAGGATCTGGGAAGACACTTGCTTACCTATTGCCTGCAATTATCCATGTTAATGCCCAACCATTTTTAG CTCCTGGAGATGGACCTATCGTATTAGTTTTAGCTCCAACACGTGAACTTGCTGTTCAGATACAACAAGAAGCAGCTAAATTTGGTGCATCATCAAGGATTAAAAATACATGCATATATGGTGGGGTTCCAAAGGGACCTCAAGTGCGTGACCTCCAGAAAG GTGTTGAAATTGTCATTGCTACACCGGGAAGGTTGATTGATATGATGGAGTCGCATCATACAAATTTGCGAAGGGTTACTTATCTGGTTCTGGATGAAGCAGATCGGATGTTAGACATGGGGTTTGAGCCTCAGATACGAAAAATTGTTTCACAG ATTCGACCAGATCGTCAAACTTTGTACTGGAGTGCAACTTGGCCTAAAGAGGTTGAACAACTGGCACGGCAGTCTCTTTACAATCCATACAAA GTGATAATAGGATCTCCAGATTTAAAAGCTAATCATGCAATACGTCAACATGTGGACATTGTTTCGGAGAATCAGAAATATAACAA ATTGGTGAAGTTGCTGGAAGATATCATGGATGGTAGTCGTATTCTGATTTTTATGGATACCAAGAAAGGTTGTGACCAGATCACTCGACAACTTCGCATGGATGGGTGGCCTGCTCTCTCAATTCATGGAGATAAAAGTCAAGCAGAAAGAGACTGGGTCCTGTCTGAGTTCAAAGCTGGCAAGAGTCCTATAATGACTGCAACAGATGTTGCTGCTCGTGGATTAG ATGTGAAGGATGTTAAATATGTGATCAATTATGACTTCCCTGGGTCCCTAGAGGATTATGTTCACCGCATTGGCCGGACAGGAAGGGCAGGAGCAAAAGGAACAGCTTACACTTTCTTCACAGCTGGAAATGCCAGATTTGCTAAAGAACTTGTCACCATACTCGAGGAAGCTGGACAGAAGGTCAGTCCAGAATTGACAGCAATGGCTCGTGGTGCACCTCCTCTACTATCTG GCCATGGGGGTTTCCGAGATCGTGGGAGGGGTTATAGTGGTGGCCGATCTTGGAACTAA